A stretch of Corallococcus macrosporus DNA encodes these proteins:
- a CDS encoding serine/threonine protein kinase, with translation MDLLAPPARTLNFDAFWRWLQEHTNCILRCGSPDMTLFDHDDFHWMLMEEERQHVLQLIKGKSLVGEMVMVGREISEVTISPDPDADPQAGHFLAELMGGPKEDPQVLYHFIMAHGIEPVAGHQGFKH, from the coding sequence ATGGATCTGCTCGCACCACCGGCCCGCACGCTGAACTTCGACGCCTTCTGGCGCTGGCTCCAGGAGCACACCAACTGCATCCTGCGCTGTGGCTCCCCCGACATGACGTTGTTCGACCATGACGACTTCCACTGGATGCTGATGGAGGAGGAGCGCCAGCACGTCCTCCAGCTCATCAAGGGCAAGTCGCTGGTGGGCGAGATGGTGATGGTGGGCCGTGAAATCTCCGAGGTGACCATCTCCCCGGATCCGGACGCGGATCCGCAGGCGGGGCACTTCCTGGCGGAGCTGATGGGCGGCCCCAAGGAGGACCCGCAGGTGCTGTACCACTTCATCATGGCCCACGGCATCGAGCCGGTCGCCGGCCACCAGGG